A stretch of Pelecanus crispus isolate bPelCri1 chromosome 3, bPelCri1.pri, whole genome shotgun sequence DNA encodes these proteins:
- the EPHX1 gene encoding epoxide hydrolase 1 isoform X4, translating into MLLEVFLVLGTVIIYFLLSKKKEETLPFKEGWWGKGQKPDTEEDTTVRPFKVETTEEELSDLFRRLDQARFTEPLENSCFHYGTNSVYLRKVVSYWKNQFNWKKQVEVLNKYPQFKTKIQDFNSVSAASVFYELMLRLGFNEFYAQGGDWGWLICTNLAQIAPNHMKGLHLNLVSVTNMGFTHLLSFLLGRYLPGLFGFQDEDVRRMFPFLKKMLYRILLESGYAHMQATKPDTVGCGLNDSPVGLAAYILEKFSTWTDIEFHNLEDGGIERKFNLDDLLTNIMIYWVSGCIVSSMRFYKENLQKGIGTQKHERLTVQVPTGIASFPNEVMHTPQAWAQKKYTNIVSFHFMPRGGHFAALEEPELLAEDILQFVGKVEKEQLWRKKGE; encoded by the exons ATGCTGCTCGAAGTATTCCTGGTTCTGGGGACAGTCATCATCTACTTCTTACTTtccaagaagaaagaagagacgTTACCCTTCAAAGAGGGATGGTGGGGCAAGGGACAAAAGCCTGACACTGAAGAAGATACAACTGTTCGGCCATTTAAGGTGGAAACCACAGAAGAAGAGCTGAGT gACTTATTTAGGAGGCTTGACCAGGCTCGATTCACTGAGCCACTGGAGAACAGTTGCTTCCATTATGGGACTAACTCAGTGTATCTCAGGAAGGTTGTCTCCTACTGGAAAAACCAGTTCAACTGGAAGAAACAAGTTGAAGTCCTCAACAAATACCCACAATTCAAAACTAAGATTCAAG acttTAATTCTGTAAGTGCCGCTTCTGTTTTTTATGAATTGATGCTCAGACTGGGATTCAATGAGTTCTACGCACAAGGTGGTGACTGGGGCTGGCTCATCTGCACCAACCTGGCCCAGATAGCTCCCAA ccatATGAAAGGTCTCCATTTAAATCTAGTCTCAGTTACAAACATGGGATTCACTCACctgctctcctttctgctgggcCGCTATCTTCCAGGGCTCTTCGGTTTCCAGGATGAAGATGTTAGGCGGATGTTTCCcttcttgaaaaaaatgctcTACAGGATCTTGTTGGAGTCTGGCTACGCTCACATGCAGGCTACAAAGCCTGATACTGTtg gCTGTGGTTTGAATGACTCTCCTGTAGGACTGGCCGCATACATCTTGGAGAAGTTTTCTACATGGACTGATATAGAATTCCATAATTTAGAGGATGGAGGAATAGAGAG GAAGTTTAACCTGGATGATCTGCTCACCAATATCATGATCTACTGGGTGTCAGGCTGTATAGTCTCCTCTATGCGtttctacaaagaaaatttGCAGAAGGGGATAGGCACACAAAAACATGAAAg GCTTACAGTACAAGTACCTACTGGCATTGCCTCCTTCCCTAATGAAGTCATGCACACACCCCAGGCTTGGGCCCAGAAGAAATACACCAACATAGTTTCCTTCCATTTCATGCCTCGAGGTGGCCACTTTGCAGCTTTGGAGGAACCTGAACTTCTTGCTGAAGATATCCTGCAATTTGTTGGGAAAGTAGAGAAAGAGCAactttggagaaagaaaggagaatga
- the EPHX1 gene encoding epoxide hydrolase 1 isoform X1 has translation MLLEVFLVLGTVIIYFLLSKKKEETLPFKEGWWGKGQKPDTEEDTTVRPFKVETTEEELSDLFRRLDQARFTEPLENSCFHYGTNSVYLRKVVSYWKNQFNWKKQVEVLNKYPQFKTKIQGIDIHFVHVKPPRLPEGQSAKPLLMVHGWPGSFYEFYKIIPLLTDPASHGLSDEHIFEVICPSIPGYGFSEAPHKKDFNSVSAASVFYELMLRLGFNEFYAQGGDWGWLICTNLAQIAPNHMKGLHLNLVSVTNMGFTHLLSFLLGRYLPGLFGFQDEDVRRMFPFLKKMLYRILLESGYAHMQATKPDTVGCGLNDSPVGLAAYILEKFSTWTDIEFHNLEDGGIERKFNLDDLLTNIMIYWVSGCIVSSMRFYKENLQKGIGTQKHERLTVQVPTGIASFPNEVMHTPQAWAQKKYTNIVSFHFMPRGGHFAALEEPELLAEDILQFVGKVEKEQLWRKKGE, from the exons ATGCTGCTCGAAGTATTCCTGGTTCTGGGGACAGTCATCATCTACTTCTTACTTtccaagaagaaagaagagacgTTACCCTTCAAAGAGGGATGGTGGGGCAAGGGACAAAAGCCTGACACTGAAGAAGATACAACTGTTCGGCCATTTAAGGTGGAAACCACAGAAGAAGAGCTGAGT gACTTATTTAGGAGGCTTGACCAGGCTCGATTCACTGAGCCACTGGAGAACAGTTGCTTCCATTATGGGACTAACTCAGTGTATCTCAGGAAGGTTGTCTCCTACTGGAAAAACCAGTTCAACTGGAAGAAACAAGTTGAAGTCCTCAACAAATACCCACAATTCAAAACTAAGATTCAAG gcaTTGATATCCATTTTGTTCACGTAAAGCCTCCTCGTTTGCCTGAAGGCCAGTCTGCAAAACCATTATTAATGGTTCATGGTTGGCCTGGCTCGTTTTACGAGTTTTACAAAATCATCCCTCTCCTGACGGATCCTGCCAGCCATGGCCTCAGTGATGAACACATTTTTGAAGTCATTTGCCCATCTATCCCTGGTTATGGTTTCTCAGAAGCACCCCACAAAAAAG acttTAATTCTGTAAGTGCCGCTTCTGTTTTTTATGAATTGATGCTCAGACTGGGATTCAATGAGTTCTACGCACAAGGTGGTGACTGGGGCTGGCTCATCTGCACCAACCTGGCCCAGATAGCTCCCAA ccatATGAAAGGTCTCCATTTAAATCTAGTCTCAGTTACAAACATGGGATTCACTCACctgctctcctttctgctgggcCGCTATCTTCCAGGGCTCTTCGGTTTCCAGGATGAAGATGTTAGGCGGATGTTTCCcttcttgaaaaaaatgctcTACAGGATCTTGTTGGAGTCTGGCTACGCTCACATGCAGGCTACAAAGCCTGATACTGTtg gCTGTGGTTTGAATGACTCTCCTGTAGGACTGGCCGCATACATCTTGGAGAAGTTTTCTACATGGACTGATATAGAATTCCATAATTTAGAGGATGGAGGAATAGAGAG GAAGTTTAACCTGGATGATCTGCTCACCAATATCATGATCTACTGGGTGTCAGGCTGTATAGTCTCCTCTATGCGtttctacaaagaaaatttGCAGAAGGGGATAGGCACACAAAAACATGAAAg GCTTACAGTACAAGTACCTACTGGCATTGCCTCCTTCCCTAATGAAGTCATGCACACACCCCAGGCTTGGGCCCAGAAGAAATACACCAACATAGTTTCCTTCCATTTCATGCCTCGAGGTGGCCACTTTGCAGCTTTGGAGGAACCTGAACTTCTTGCTGAAGATATCCTGCAATTTGTTGGGAAAGTAGAGAAAGAGCAactttggagaaagaaaggagaatga
- the EPHX1 gene encoding epoxide hydrolase 1 isoform X2, whose protein sequence is MLLEVFLVLGTVIIYFLLSKKKEETLPFKEGWWGKGQKPDTEEDTTVRPFKDLFRRLDQARFTEPLENSCFHYGTNSVYLRKVVSYWKNQFNWKKQVEVLNKYPQFKTKIQGIDIHFVHVKPPRLPEGQSAKPLLMVHGWPGSFYEFYKIIPLLTDPASHGLSDEHIFEVICPSIPGYGFSEAPHKKDFNSVSAASVFYELMLRLGFNEFYAQGGDWGWLICTNLAQIAPNHMKGLHLNLVSVTNMGFTHLLSFLLGRYLPGLFGFQDEDVRRMFPFLKKMLYRILLESGYAHMQATKPDTVGCGLNDSPVGLAAYILEKFSTWTDIEFHNLEDGGIERKFNLDDLLTNIMIYWVSGCIVSSMRFYKENLQKGIGTQKHERLTVQVPTGIASFPNEVMHTPQAWAQKKYTNIVSFHFMPRGGHFAALEEPELLAEDILQFVGKVEKEQLWRKKGE, encoded by the exons ATGCTGCTCGAAGTATTCCTGGTTCTGGGGACAGTCATCATCTACTTCTTACTTtccaagaagaaagaagagacgTTACCCTTCAAAGAGGGATGGTGGGGCAAGGGACAAAAGCCTGACACTGAAGAAGATACAACTGTTCGGCCATTTAAG gACTTATTTAGGAGGCTTGACCAGGCTCGATTCACTGAGCCACTGGAGAACAGTTGCTTCCATTATGGGACTAACTCAGTGTATCTCAGGAAGGTTGTCTCCTACTGGAAAAACCAGTTCAACTGGAAGAAACAAGTTGAAGTCCTCAACAAATACCCACAATTCAAAACTAAGATTCAAG gcaTTGATATCCATTTTGTTCACGTAAAGCCTCCTCGTTTGCCTGAAGGCCAGTCTGCAAAACCATTATTAATGGTTCATGGTTGGCCTGGCTCGTTTTACGAGTTTTACAAAATCATCCCTCTCCTGACGGATCCTGCCAGCCATGGCCTCAGTGATGAACACATTTTTGAAGTCATTTGCCCATCTATCCCTGGTTATGGTTTCTCAGAAGCACCCCACAAAAAAG acttTAATTCTGTAAGTGCCGCTTCTGTTTTTTATGAATTGATGCTCAGACTGGGATTCAATGAGTTCTACGCACAAGGTGGTGACTGGGGCTGGCTCATCTGCACCAACCTGGCCCAGATAGCTCCCAA ccatATGAAAGGTCTCCATTTAAATCTAGTCTCAGTTACAAACATGGGATTCACTCACctgctctcctttctgctgggcCGCTATCTTCCAGGGCTCTTCGGTTTCCAGGATGAAGATGTTAGGCGGATGTTTCCcttcttgaaaaaaatgctcTACAGGATCTTGTTGGAGTCTGGCTACGCTCACATGCAGGCTACAAAGCCTGATACTGTtg gCTGTGGTTTGAATGACTCTCCTGTAGGACTGGCCGCATACATCTTGGAGAAGTTTTCTACATGGACTGATATAGAATTCCATAATTTAGAGGATGGAGGAATAGAGAG GAAGTTTAACCTGGATGATCTGCTCACCAATATCATGATCTACTGGGTGTCAGGCTGTATAGTCTCCTCTATGCGtttctacaaagaaaatttGCAGAAGGGGATAGGCACACAAAAACATGAAAg GCTTACAGTACAAGTACCTACTGGCATTGCCTCCTTCCCTAATGAAGTCATGCACACACCCCAGGCTTGGGCCCAGAAGAAATACACCAACATAGTTTCCTTCCATTTCATGCCTCGAGGTGGCCACTTTGCAGCTTTGGAGGAACCTGAACTTCTTGCTGAAGATATCCTGCAATTTGTTGGGAAAGTAGAGAAAGAGCAactttggagaaagaaaggagaatga
- the EPHX1 gene encoding epoxide hydrolase 1 isoform X3, with protein sequence MLLEVFLVLGTVIIYFLLSKKKEETLPFKEGWWGKGQKPDTEEDTTVRPFKVETTEEELSDLFRRLDQARFTEPLENSCFHYGTNSVYLRKVVSYWKNQFNWKKQVEVLNKYPQFKTKIQGIDIHFVHVKPPRLPEGQSAKPLLMVHGWPGSFYEFYKIIPLLTDPASHGLSDEHIFEVICPSIPGYGFSEAPHKKDFNSVSAASVFYELMLRLGFNEFYAQGGDWGWLICTNLAQIAPNHMKGLHLNLVSVTNMGFTHLLSFLLGRYLPGLFGFQDEDVRRMFPFLKKMLYRILLESGYAHMQATKPDTVEKFSTWTDIEFHNLEDGGIERKFNLDDLLTNIMIYWVSGCIVSSMRFYKENLQKGIGTQKHERLTVQVPTGIASFPNEVMHTPQAWAQKKYTNIVSFHFMPRGGHFAALEEPELLAEDILQFVGKVEKEQLWRKKGE encoded by the exons ATGCTGCTCGAAGTATTCCTGGTTCTGGGGACAGTCATCATCTACTTCTTACTTtccaagaagaaagaagagacgTTACCCTTCAAAGAGGGATGGTGGGGCAAGGGACAAAAGCCTGACACTGAAGAAGATACAACTGTTCGGCCATTTAAGGTGGAAACCACAGAAGAAGAGCTGAGT gACTTATTTAGGAGGCTTGACCAGGCTCGATTCACTGAGCCACTGGAGAACAGTTGCTTCCATTATGGGACTAACTCAGTGTATCTCAGGAAGGTTGTCTCCTACTGGAAAAACCAGTTCAACTGGAAGAAACAAGTTGAAGTCCTCAACAAATACCCACAATTCAAAACTAAGATTCAAG gcaTTGATATCCATTTTGTTCACGTAAAGCCTCCTCGTTTGCCTGAAGGCCAGTCTGCAAAACCATTATTAATGGTTCATGGTTGGCCTGGCTCGTTTTACGAGTTTTACAAAATCATCCCTCTCCTGACGGATCCTGCCAGCCATGGCCTCAGTGATGAACACATTTTTGAAGTCATTTGCCCATCTATCCCTGGTTATGGTTTCTCAGAAGCACCCCACAAAAAAG acttTAATTCTGTAAGTGCCGCTTCTGTTTTTTATGAATTGATGCTCAGACTGGGATTCAATGAGTTCTACGCACAAGGTGGTGACTGGGGCTGGCTCATCTGCACCAACCTGGCCCAGATAGCTCCCAA ccatATGAAAGGTCTCCATTTAAATCTAGTCTCAGTTACAAACATGGGATTCACTCACctgctctcctttctgctgggcCGCTATCTTCCAGGGCTCTTCGGTTTCCAGGATGAAGATGTTAGGCGGATGTTTCCcttcttgaaaaaaatgctcTACAGGATCTTGTTGGAGTCTGGCTACGCTCACATGCAGGCTACAAAGCCTGATACTGTtg AA AAGTTTTCTACATGGACTGATATAGAATTCCATAATTTAGAGGATGGAGGAATAGAGAG GAAGTTTAACCTGGATGATCTGCTCACCAATATCATGATCTACTGGGTGTCAGGCTGTATAGTCTCCTCTATGCGtttctacaaagaaaatttGCAGAAGGGGATAGGCACACAAAAACATGAAAg GCTTACAGTACAAGTACCTACTGGCATTGCCTCCTTCCCTAATGAAGTCATGCACACACCCCAGGCTTGGGCCCAGAAGAAATACACCAACATAGTTTCCTTCCATTTCATGCCTCGAGGTGGCCACTTTGCAGCTTTGGAGGAACCTGAACTTCTTGCTGAAGATATCCTGCAATTTGTTGGGAAAGTAGAGAAAGAGCAactttggagaaagaaaggagaatga
- the EPHX1 gene encoding epoxide hydrolase 1 isoform X5, giving the protein MLLEVFLVLGTVIIYFLLSKKKEETLPFKEGWWGKGQKPDTEEDTTVRPFKVETTEEELSDLFRRLDQARFTEPLENSCFHYGTNSVYLRKVVSYWKNQFNWKKQVEVLNKYPQFKTKIQGCGLNDSPVGLAAYILEKFSTWTDIEFHNLEDGGIERKFNLDDLLTNIMIYWVSGCIVSSMRFYKENLQKGIGTQKHERLTVQVPTGIASFPNEVMHTPQAWAQKKYTNIVSFHFMPRGGHFAALEEPELLAEDILQFVGKVEKEQLWRKKGE; this is encoded by the exons ATGCTGCTCGAAGTATTCCTGGTTCTGGGGACAGTCATCATCTACTTCTTACTTtccaagaagaaagaagagacgTTACCCTTCAAAGAGGGATGGTGGGGCAAGGGACAAAAGCCTGACACTGAAGAAGATACAACTGTTCGGCCATTTAAGGTGGAAACCACAGAAGAAGAGCTGAGT gACTTATTTAGGAGGCTTGACCAGGCTCGATTCACTGAGCCACTGGAGAACAGTTGCTTCCATTATGGGACTAACTCAGTGTATCTCAGGAAGGTTGTCTCCTACTGGAAAAACCAGTTCAACTGGAAGAAACAAGTTGAAGTCCTCAACAAATACCCACAATTCAAAACTAAGATTCAAG gCTGTGGTTTGAATGACTCTCCTGTAGGACTGGCCGCATACATCTTGGAGAAGTTTTCTACATGGACTGATATAGAATTCCATAATTTAGAGGATGGAGGAATAGAGAG GAAGTTTAACCTGGATGATCTGCTCACCAATATCATGATCTACTGGGTGTCAGGCTGTATAGTCTCCTCTATGCGtttctacaaagaaaatttGCAGAAGGGGATAGGCACACAAAAACATGAAAg GCTTACAGTACAAGTACCTACTGGCATTGCCTCCTTCCCTAATGAAGTCATGCACACACCCCAGGCTTGGGCCCAGAAGAAATACACCAACATAGTTTCCTTCCATTTCATGCCTCGAGGTGGCCACTTTGCAGCTTTGGAGGAACCTGAACTTCTTGCTGAAGATATCCTGCAATTTGTTGGGAAAGTAGAGAAAGAGCAactttggagaaagaaaggagaatga